The DNA segment GTTTGCCACTTAAATAACGCCGTAAATTTTCAACCAATTGCACCCCGGTAGGATCCACAAAATTACGACCTAAATATTCACGGCCCTCAATGGTTATTTGTTGAGGATAGAGTAAATTGATCAAAACATGAGGCGTCTCTTTCAAACTTTGCAGCACATTAAGCACAAAGGCCGTTTTACCCACCTGCCTTGCCCCACAAACAATCATAACCTGATGAGATAAATTCAATAAACCATTGATAAATTTAAGTTTTTTATCAAACCGTTCAATCCACATGCCCTAATAATTACATTTCTAATATTAAAAATAAACAAATATATTTAAAAAGTAATATTAATTATTATGGCACCATACTCTGACCCAAGGCCAAAAACTCTTTTGTGGCCTAGTCGCCTTTGTCGCTATCGTGCTATCCTCCTCAAAAACTCTCGTATTCTTAAGCTTTAACCTTCATGAGGTAAATAGCGATGCGATACGGAATGATTGGAAATTGCAAAACAGCGGCGTTAGTTCATGAAAGCGGCAAGATTGAATGGTGTTGCCTCCCTAATTTCGACAGCCCTTCTGTTTTTGCCAGCTTATTAGACCCACAAGGTGGGCACTTTCAAGTAGGGCAGGCTCGGCCGAGTACGGTTCAACAAAGCTACCTTCCCCAAACGAATATTCTACAAACCGAATTTATCGATGGCGACAATGCCTTTGCCGTGATTGATTTCATGCCGCGCTATCGCGAAGGCGAAGTGTATCGCCACCCCATCGAAATCCACCGCCTGCTAAAACCCTTACGTGGTCATCCGATCGTGCAAATTCTCTTTCACCCTGCCCTCAATTATGCCCAAGGCGAAACTCAAATCCAACTTTATCCTCATGTGATTAGCGCCACCCACGACGTAGAAGATATTTATCTTTATTCTAGCCTCCCGTTAGAAGGCGTGTTGGCAGGCGCTCATATTCCTTTGACCCGCGACGAATTTCTGCTTCTCACCTACCATGAAAAAATGGAACTCCCGACTTTAGGTTATACTTACGAAATGTTCGAAAAAACCAAAACCTATTGGGAAGGCTGGTCGCAACACTGCCGTCTCCCAACCCTTGCACAAGACGCGGTCTTACGATCGGCCTTAGCCCTTAAATTAATGACCTTCCAGGAAACCGGCGCCATTATTGCAGCTCCCACTACCTCGCTGCCAGAAATATTAGGTGAAGAACGTAATTGGGATTATCGTTATTGTTGGTTGCGTGATTCTTCTTTAATGTTAGAGGCCTTAAAAAGCATCGGCCACTTCGAAGAAGCTAGGGCCTTTATCCATTTTCTTTTAGAAATCTTAGAAAGTAAAAAAACCAAGATTCAAATTGTGTATGGAATTAACGGCCGCACCCACCTAGAAGAAAAAACGCTGCTTCACTTAAGTGGTTATAAAAATTCAAAACCAGTTCGCATTGGCAATTATGCTTGCAACACCCAACAAAATGATATTTATGGTGAGGTCTTAAACACCATCTATCTTTATTTTTTTCATTACCAATTTGAAAAAATCACAGACGACGTTTGGTCATTGGTAAAATTTTTAGTCAATACGATTGGTCAAAAATGGTGTGCCGAAGATGCAGGGATTTGGGAATATCGTTTTCACCAGGCCCATTTTACTTTTTCCAAAGTACTGGCTTGGGTCGCCTTAGATCGGGGGAGTCGCATTGCAGAAAAGTTAGGTCGCCCCCACACGGCTAAAAATTGGCAAATTGTAGCTGAAAAAATTAAAGTGGATATTCTCAGGCACGGCTGGAACCCAGCAATCCAAGCCTTTACCCAAAGTTATGGCTCTGCCGACCTTGATGTTGGAGTTTTACTGATGCACCGTTATGGATTTTTAACAGCTGATGACCCCCAGTGGATTTCCACTGTTAAACAATGCGAACGATTTTTATTGAAAGATGGTTTTGGGTTTCGCTACACGGCAAGCGATGATTTTGGCCCTCCCCGCAGTTCCTTTATCATGGCCACTTTCTGGATCATCAAAGCCCTTTACAGCATCGGGGAACAAACAAAGGCCCTTGCCCTTTTTGAAAAGGCCCTGGCCCAGACCAATCACTTGGGGCTACTCTCAGAAGACATTGACCCAAAAACCAGCGAGCTATTGGGAAACTTTCCTCAAGCGTTTTCACACATGGCGCTCATCAACACCGCACATTTACTCGATAAGAGGACGCTATGAGGCTTTTAGTTGTATCTAATCGCTTACCCATCACCGCTCAAGAAAAAGACGGTGAATTTAGATTTCATAAAAGTGTGGGGGGCTTAGCAACGGGGTTGAGTTCTTTTTTGAAAACACTGCCAGCTCAATCTAATGAAATTAATGACTATCTATGGATAGGCTGGCCAGGGTTATGGGTTGAACCCGCCCAACAAGAAAATTTTCGTCAACAAATGTTGGCCAAGGCTAAAAGCTACCCCGTTTTTTTAACCGATGAATCCTTAGACAAATTTTACCATGGCTTTTGCAACAAAACCCTGTGGCCGCTGTTTCATTTTTTTACTAATTATACCGGGTTAGAACAAAAGCATTGGGAAGAATACAAACGCGTCAACCAACAATATTGCAAAACTCTATTAGACATCCTTAAACCCGATGACATCGTTTGGATTCACGATTATCAGTTGATGTTGTTACCTCAACTGATTCGCAAAGCGAGGCCTGAAATTACGATTGGTTTTTTTCTTCATATTCCCTTTCCCCCCTTTGAAATTTTTCGTTTTCTTCCAATCCAGTGGCGGCAAACCCTTTTGTCAGGCTTATTAGGTGCCGATTTGCTTGGCTTTCACACCCACGACTATACGCAAGCTTTTTTAAGATGTGTTTTGAGAATCTTGGGGCCAGAGCACAACATGGGGCAAATTATTTTTGACAATCGCGTGGTGAAAGCCGACACCTTTCCCATGGGGATTGATTTTGAAGCCTTTCATAACGCGGTTTCGAGTGTTGAAGTTCTCGCTGAAGAAGAAAAACTAAAAACCTCTTTTCAAAACTTAAAGGTTGTTCTTTCGGTCGATCGGCTGGATTATACCAAGGGCATTCTCAATCGCCTCCAAGGCTATGAACTTTTTCTGGAAAAAAACCAACCTTGGCTGAAAAAAGTTGTATTGGTTTTAGTACTGGTTCCCTCACGAGTTCGAGTCGACCATTATCAAAAAATGAAACGCCAAATCGATGAATATATCGGAAAAATCAACGGCCGCTTTGGCAGCCTCGACTGGACACCTATTATTTATCAATATCGAACCTTAACTTCTTCCCCCCTGATCGCTCTGTATCATTCCAGCGACGTAGCCCTGGTCACGCCACTCCGAGACGGCATGAACCTCATTGCCAAAGAATACCTGGCCTGCCGCACCGATGGCACAGGCGTGCTGATCCTAAGCGAAATGGCGGGTGCCTCTCAAGAGTTGGGAGAAGCCTTGATTATTAATCCCAACTCGAAAGAAGAAATTGCGGAGGCCCTTAAAGCCGCACTCGAAATGCCCGCCTCCGAACAAATCCACCGTAACCGCGTTATGCAAGCACGGCTCAAACAATACAATATTATCCGTTGGGCCCACGATTTTATGCACGAATTATTTGAAACCAAAACGCTTGAGAAAAAATTTCGTACTAAGTTGATGGTACCCGCGTTACAACAGGAGTTAGTCAAAAAATTTCAAGGGGCTAAGCATCGTCTGCTCTTGCTCGACTACGATGGCACCCTGGTTTCGTTTAACCCTAGCCCAGAATTAGCCATACCCAGCGAAACCTTGCTCACACTACTCCAAAGGCTCAGCGATCATCCATCAACCGATCTAGTTATTGTTAGTGGGCGCAATAAAAGTATTTTACAAAAATGGTTTCAAAATGCAGGAATTCACTTGGTGGCCGAACATGGCGCCTGGATCCGAAACCAAAATACCGATTGGAAAACCATCAAACCCTTAAGGGATGATTGGAAACCTCAAATCCTATCTATTTTGAGAACATGTTCCGACCGACTGCCAGGTTCTTTTGTCGAAGAAAAAGAATATTCGGTCGTTTGGCATTATCGCAAAGCCGACCCCGAACTCGCCTCACTCCGTAAAAAAGAACTTATGGATGATTTAGTCAACTTTACCGCCACCATTGAAGTGCAAGTCGTGCCTGGCAATAAAATTGTCGAAGTCCGCAATGCAGGGTTATCAAAAGGCTTGGCAGCCATGGAATTTATTTCACGCCATCCATTTGATTTTGTATTGGCAATCGGTGACGACCAAACCGACGAAGATCTTTTTCACGCCCTTCCCGAAAGCGCTTATTCCATCCGCGTTGGCATCAGCAATTCCTTCGCCAAATTTAATCTCCCCTCTCATCACGAAGTATTGCAGCTATTGGAGTCCTTGACTTGTTGAGGCCACAAGCTCTTTTGTCGACCCATCGCGGAAGCGGCGGGGCCCCCATGCGGGCTAGCCGGCATGGAAAGCCGAGGCCCATGTCATCCCTGCGAAGGCAGGGACCCATGATGGTGAACGCGGAAGGCTTCCGTGCCCGCTGGCTCCATGAAGGTCGCCGCTGGAGCGCCGGGTCGAGGAGAGGGCTTGCGGCCTCATTGCGTTAATGACTTATTTGCAATATATAAGTGCACTATCTGGTCTATCAGAAAACATTTTACACAACCGCTGGCGAAATATCTCACTTCTATTCTATTCATCCAATCTTGCCTTGTGATAAACAAGAACCATGCATCTTCACTCTCTTCGACTCACGTTTGGTTTACTTTTAGTCTGCTTCGCAACCGCTTGCAGTGGCACTCCCGTGTCGTTACAGCAAGCCCCTCCTGAACAAGAGACACCTCTCTTGGCCCTACCAACTCCTGAAACGCAACTGTCCATATCAACACCAACCGGTTGTGGCGGTTTTTCATTTGATAATGCCCCCATTGATATTGGAGCGGGGCTACCCAGTGGTTATGAACCCAGCGGGGTGGATTGGCACGAGAGGCTAGGCAAACTTTTCTTAGTAGGAGATGGCGGTACGGTTTCGACGATGAATCAAGATGGCACCGCGATCACCAACTGGTCAGTGCCAGGTGATCTAGAAGGCATCACGATTCCCGACCCACAAACTAATTTTGTCTACCTTGGGGTTGAACATCCTGATGGTATTTTGGAGTTTAATATTTCTACTGGAACAACCCCCAGGCGTTTTGACTTGACCCCTTGGATGCAAGGCGCCAACAATCAGGGATTAGAGGCGTTAACTTTTGTTACAGACTCTAACAACCCTGAAGGCGGCTTATTTTATGCGGGTCATCAAGGTGAAGGTAAAGTTTACGTTTTTCAGTTACCCATTAAGTCGAGCACCACTTCAACCACCGTCACTTTCATTCGCTCATTCACCCCGGTGCCAGGGCGCGGCGATCTTGCCGATATGGACTACGACCCAGTTACGAATTTAATTTACGCAATTTTCGATGGTGCTAACAAACTTACTGCCATGAATCCAGCCGGTACCGTGGTAGAAGAATGGAATCTCCCCCACGACGACCAAGAGGGATTTGCCAGAAATAGTTCTTGTGATTTTGTGGTTGCTCAAGACACCGGCAAGAAAGTCTGGTTTTATCAGGGTTCGCCGCCACCTATTGTTATTAATACGCTCATCTTAAACAAACTCAGCGATCGTGTAGCTCAAGTGCAAAACGACGATGGCAGCTTTGATTGGCAACAGCCAGCAAGCGATCCCCTAACGCCTACCCTCACTGGTTTCCAAAATGTAACCGGTGTTACGGCTTTGGGTTTTTTTGGTGCCATGGAATTGCTGGAAAATTCAACCTGGCAAAGCAACCTTGACCTAACCGCAGACTATTTTGAAACTCGCCTCGATCTTTTATTGGCCAACCCCACTGATCTCAACGCCAGCCTTTCTTGCCCCAATTGGACTTTTTTATCTTGGTATTTGCAAAAAACTCCTGATACGGCCCTTGAAGACAAAACCATTACTGGCTTCAACGCCCTCCTCAATGCCCGCGATACAACTTATGGCGATGACCCTTCAATTCGAGTGGACGGGCTTTTCAACCGAATCATTCTAGGTCGTGCTAGCATCCCGGGCATTATTCCTTGGGACTTAAGCCTTTGCGTCGAAGCGCTCGAGGCTATGGCGCAAATCAGTGCCGATTTCGAAACCGACTATGAGGTAAGCTTAGACCTCATGGTTAATCAACTCAACTCCAGTTTCGAACCCGCTTATCATGCCAATCCCCAACTCCAATACGCCGACACCTCCCTTGCCTTGCCACTTTACATCTTGGCCAAAAGCCCTGCTTCCAATCTTTACGCTGCCACCATTAATAACTTATCGTCACAGCTCATGGCCCTCATCGACTCTGCAGGCCTGATTAGCAATGGTTCTCCCAATGATGGCCCGCTCCAAGCCACCGCCTATGGCCTGCTCGCCCTCAAACAAATGGGAAATGCCCAGGCACAAAAAGTGCAAACCTACCTTGAATCACAAGTCGACGGTGATGGAATTATTAAAGACCCTGCCAACAACATAGAAACCTACGAAGTCGAAGGCGAGGTCTTACGTGCCTTGGCCTTTGTGCGTTAGCTCAAATGGCGCTATTACCCTTGACAAATTTCTTAAATCCTCAGCATGATGCCCTCGATTGAACACCCAACTCACCCATTTTTTAGGCGATTATCTCTTCCAAGTGAACCAGGGGATTTTGTCTTTTTTAGAGCAGGTCGAACGGCATGAGTTTGTAGGCTCGCTTGAAAAACAGTTTAAAGGTTGCCAAGAACAACTCCAACGCTTGGGCAATCAAGTCGCCTCTCTACCTCAAGAAGTTAGCCATCTTAAGGGCGTTAAGCGTCTAAAAACCGCGATTGAAAATTGCAACACGCATTTGAAATCGGCTTATGCCTTTTTGTCTCTGCCCACTCTGCTTGAGCTTGAAAATCACCACTGGGTCACCCTACGCTCTTACCTCCAGGGTTTACAAAAAGAAGCTTCTGTTTTTAAAAAGTTTCTCGAACGCAATAAAACTTTGGCCAGCCGCACTGAGCTGCAATGGGGTCGAAAAACTTTTCATGTGGCCAGCGGCCTCTTTGGGATTTGGCTTTATGGTTATTCAGGGTTAAGCCCCATGGTTGCCATTACGGTTTTGTCGATTTGTTTAAGCATTGCCATCACTACAGAATTTGCCCGTCACTTTTCACCATCTTTTAACGATTGGCTGTGCCATTCTTTGTCAGGGATCATGCGCGAAAGAGAAAGGGTCAAGATCAGTTCGGCTACTTGGTTCATGGGTTCGATCTTGGTGATATTTTTATGCTTCCCCCGTGAAGTCGCTATCCTTAGTTTATTTTATGTAACGATTGGTGATACGGTTGCCGGCATTGTGGGCAGCCGTTGGGGGCGCTATCGACTCAGCAAACATGTCTCGATTGAAGGAACCACCGCCGCCTGGCTCACCTGCTCCCTAGGAACCGCATTCCTTGCCCGCTTTGCGCTGCACCCCTTTCATTTGGAAGGACTGTCGCTCTTTTTCTTTGCCCTCTTAGGCGGGCTCACCGCCGCCATTACCGAGCTCTCTTTTAAAAAACTCGATGACAATCTAGTCATGCCGCTGCTTTCCGCCCCTATTCTTTGGTTATTAATGGCGGTTTTTTAAAAGTTAGAATTGATAATCCATCGATACAGAGCTGACAAAATGATGGGCATCTTCTTTAAAAACATAATTTATATTATGCACCCACTCATAGCCTGCTTGTAGCGTCAATCGAAGTGGAAGCTTTTCCATATGATGCTGCCATTGTGTTTGAAAACGTAGCCGCACCTCTTCAGGAAAATTCTGAACACGAATAAATTCTCCGTAAAGAGATCTTGGGCCACTATAAAAATCTTGGCTACGAATTTCGAAAGCAGTTTTAAAGTTAATTAAATTTTTAGAATCAACATCCCAATTAAAATCAACATACCCCCCATGCCCATCAGAGCCAAGGGGGTCGGCCAACAAATAGCCATTTAAGGCCCAGCCAGATGAAAATTGATGATGTCGATAGTGCCGAATGCCAGTGCGATGGTATTCTAAACGCAAATCCATATTCCCTGATTTACCAAGCCGCGGAAAGAAAATTCCCCCTAAATATCCTGCATCTTCTAATAAAAAAGTTTTGACCCCGCCCGGGGTATCTTCAAAGATAGCCTCAAGATAAACCTCCATTCCTAAAGCTTTAGGAATTCGAAACCGAACGTCAAATCCCCCTAACTTATTATCGATTTGATCCTGGTTACCGCTAACCAATTGTTTAAGCGGCAGAACGTTTCCGATGCGATCCCAGATGGAACCAGTAGGAGAACCATCGCCTCCTGAAATATCTAAATTACTCATACCTATTTCAAACCACGAATTGGGTTGAAAGCTGAATTTAAAACCAGCCAGGTAAGAGTGGGGAAAAACTTGCTCAGGGCCCAAATCGGCATAGAAAAAAGTGTATTTATTATTTCCTATGTGTTTCAGAAAACCAGGCCAACGGAATAATTTGTCGTTAGAAATTTTAATCATATCAAGGCCACGGGCGTTATTGCCTAATAAAAGAGAACTATCATTCCCTTGCCCCCAAAAAAGGTGGTCACGCCCTACTTCTATTTCAAAATTGAAGAGGTTGATTTTTGAATAAAGATGATGAATTTGGGCTTCATGACGAGAGCCTTTGGTTTCACGGAAAGCCAATTGAAACCTAGGTTGAATTTTTAACCCAAAATATCGGCTGAGTGATAACTCGTGTTCACTTTCAAGAGAAAAATTTTGCCCCGTCACCCAATGTCGCCCTTCATCATGTTGCAAAAAAGAATTATAAACAGCGCCAGTAATACCTAATGGAGTATTGGGAATCGTTTGATCAGGCGCATTGCTGCTCAGCTGTTTAAAATGGAGTTGATCGATCCACTTAACTCTTAATAATGGAGT comes from the Deltaproteobacteria bacterium genome and includes:
- a CDS encoding glycoside hydrolase family 15 protein; translated protein: MRYGMIGNCKTAALVHESGKIEWCCLPNFDSPSVFASLLDPQGGHFQVGQARPSTVQQSYLPQTNILQTEFIDGDNAFAVIDFMPRYREGEVYRHPIEIHRLLKPLRGHPIVQILFHPALNYAQGETQIQLYPHVISATHDVEDIYLYSSLPLEGVLAGAHIPLTRDEFLLLTYHEKMELPTLGYTYEMFEKTKTYWEGWSQHCRLPTLAQDAVLRSALALKLMTFQETGAIIAAPTTSLPEILGEERNWDYRYCWLRDSSLMLEALKSIGHFEEARAFIHFLLEILESKKTKIQIVYGINGRTHLEEKTLLHLSGYKNSKPVRIGNYACNTQQNDIYGEVLNTIYLYFFHYQFEKITDDVWSLVKFLVNTIGQKWCAEDAGIWEYRFHQAHFTFSKVLAWVALDRGSRIAEKLGRPHTAKNWQIVAEKIKVDILRHGWNPAIQAFTQSYGSADLDVGVLLMHRYGFLTADDPQWISTVKQCERFLLKDGFGFRYTASDDFGPPRSSFIMATFWIIKALYSIGEQTKALALFEKALAQTNHLGLLSEDIDPKTSELLGNFPQAFSHMALINTAHLLDKRTL
- a CDS encoding bifunctional alpha,alpha-trehalose-phosphate synthase (UDP-forming)/trehalose-phosphatase — encoded protein: MRLLVVSNRLPITAQEKDGEFRFHKSVGGLATGLSSFLKTLPAQSNEINDYLWIGWPGLWVEPAQQENFRQQMLAKAKSYPVFLTDESLDKFYHGFCNKTLWPLFHFFTNYTGLEQKHWEEYKRVNQQYCKTLLDILKPDDIVWIHDYQLMLLPQLIRKARPEITIGFFLHIPFPPFEIFRFLPIQWRQTLLSGLLGADLLGFHTHDYTQAFLRCVLRILGPEHNMGQIIFDNRVVKADTFPMGIDFEAFHNAVSSVEVLAEEEKLKTSFQNLKVVLSVDRLDYTKGILNRLQGYELFLEKNQPWLKKVVLVLVLVPSRVRVDHYQKMKRQIDEYIGKINGRFGSLDWTPIIYQYRTLTSSPLIALYHSSDVALVTPLRDGMNLIAKEYLACRTDGTGVLILSEMAGASQELGEALIINPNSKEEIAEALKAALEMPASEQIHRNRVMQARLKQYNIIRWAHDFMHELFETKTLEKKFRTKLMVPALQQELVKKFQGAKHRLLLLDYDGTLVSFNPSPELAIPSETLLTLLQRLSDHPSTDLVIVSGRNKSILQKWFQNAGIHLVAEHGAWIRNQNTDWKTIKPLRDDWKPQILSILRTCSDRLPGSFVEEKEYSVVWHYRKADPELASLRKKELMDDLVNFTATIEVQVVPGNKIVEVRNAGLSKGLAAMEFISRHPFDFVLAIGDDQTDEDLFHALPESAYSIRVGISNSFAKFNLPSHHEVLQLLESLTC